A stretch of the Streptomyces sp. WMMB303 genome encodes the following:
- a CDS encoding TetR/AcrR family transcriptional regulator has translation MFSEHVQSTRAEQKRRTTTSIIEAAARLFQEQGFQGTTVRQIAAESSVSVGAVMAAGDKESLLSMVYDEAIAARVPAPPTARSVTSAVDYLSRYFDPFLELFTENEELARAYFRALTRGRPENAALGELRTVTEHNLTTAMVNTGTPETRARLGAQVMFTSYLGELMLLAAGSTAHQQTAARIRHTAEFVTAHEQ, from the coding sequence ATGTTCAGCGAACATGTTCAGTCAACGCGTGCCGAACAGAAGCGACGCACGACGACCAGCATCATCGAAGCGGCCGCACGGCTCTTCCAGGAACAGGGCTTCCAGGGCACGACTGTGCGGCAGATCGCTGCCGAATCGAGTGTCTCCGTAGGCGCGGTCATGGCCGCGGGAGACAAGGAATCTCTGCTCAGCATGGTCTACGACGAGGCCATCGCCGCACGAGTGCCGGCGCCACCGACGGCACGGTCCGTGACGTCAGCCGTCGACTACCTGTCCCGCTACTTCGACCCCTTCCTCGAGCTGTTCACCGAGAACGAAGAACTCGCACGGGCGTACTTCCGCGCGCTGACCCGGGGCCGGCCGGAGAACGCGGCCCTCGGCGAGCTGCGCACGGTGACGGAGCACAACCTCACCACCGCAATGGTGAACACGGGGACACCGGAGACCCGCGCCCGGCTCGGCGCCCAAGTGATGTTCACCAGCTACCTGGGCGAGTTGATGCTGCTCGCCGCAGGCTCCACAGCGCACCAACAGACGGCAGCCCGAATCCGGCACACCGCTGAATTCGTCACCGCACACGAACAGTAA
- a CDS encoding DoxX family protein: MSLSELPSPVWPIVVLLVIQAADAAVLLRPPKFVVDCLESVGFPRDWWWALSMAKAASVVGLTAGIWIPGVAMTTTAAVIVYFTLAAAAHIRARALTTTFWVNCLGMLLLSFAVLVVSFVRW, from the coding sequence ATGTCTCTCTCCGAACTCCCCTCCCCGGTCTGGCCGATCGTGGTCCTCCTCGTGATCCAGGCCGCCGATGCGGCCGTCCTGCTCCGCCCGCCGAAGTTCGTCGTCGACTGCCTGGAGAGCGTAGGGTTCCCGCGCGACTGGTGGTGGGCGCTGAGCATGGCCAAGGCGGCATCGGTCGTGGGACTGACCGCTGGAATCTGGATCCCCGGCGTCGCCATGACCACCACCGCGGCGGTCATCGTCTACTTCACCCTGGCCGCGGCGGCCCACATCCGCGCGCGTGCCCTGACCACCACTTTCTGGGTGAACTGCCTGGGGATGCTGCTGCTGTCCTTCGCAGTGCTCGTGGTGAGCTTCGTGCGCTGGTGA
- a CDS encoding isocitrate lyase/phosphoenolpyruvate mutase family protein: protein MQQPAAVPDQYRRAVTFQSLHEGPDPFVVPNPWDAGTARVLSGLGFAALATTGAGLAHARGLPDSRVTREVLLDNARTVVDATPLPVSADLESGFGETPDDVAETIRRAAAAGLVGGSVEDSTGRDEDPVRPLGEAAERVGAAVAAARELDFPFTVTARAENFFQGRPDLPDTIRRLQAYEEAGADVLYAPALPDAEAIRAVCSSVGRPVNVLMGSPALRLSVPELGALGVRRISVGSALSRAALGAVVRAAREIQELGTFTFGADAIPYAEANALMTPASPAGPGA, encoded by the coding sequence ATGCAGCAGCCCGCTGCCGTCCCCGACCAGTACCGACGTGCCGTCACCTTCCAGTCGCTGCACGAGGGGCCCGACCCCTTCGTGGTGCCCAACCCGTGGGACGCCGGGACCGCGCGGGTCCTGAGCGGGCTCGGTTTCGCGGCGCTTGCCACCACCGGCGCGGGCTTGGCGCACGCCCGCGGACTGCCGGACAGCCGCGTCACCCGGGAGGTCCTTCTCGACAACGCCAGGACCGTCGTCGACGCCACGCCGCTGCCGGTCTCCGCGGACCTGGAGAGCGGCTTCGGCGAGACGCCCGACGACGTCGCCGAGACGATCCGCCGCGCCGCCGCTGCCGGTCTGGTCGGGGGCTCCGTCGAGGACTCCACCGGCCGGGACGAGGACCCCGTCCGCCCTCTGGGCGAGGCGGCCGAGCGGGTCGGCGCGGCCGTGGCCGCCGCCCGGGAACTCGACTTCCCCTTCACCGTCACCGCCCGGGCCGAGAACTTCTTCCAGGGACGGCCCGATCTGCCCGACACCATCCGCCGCCTCCAGGCGTACGAGGAGGCGGGCGCCGATGTGCTCTACGCGCCGGCGTTGCCGGACGCCGAGGCGATCCGTGCGGTCTGCTCCTCCGTCGGCCGCCCGGTGAACGTCCTGATGGGATCGCCCGCCCTGCGGCTGAGCGTGCCTGAACTCGGTGCGCTGGGCGTGCGCCGGATCAGCGTGGGTTCCGCGCTCTCCCGGGCCGCGCTCGGCGCCGTCGTCCGCGCGGCCCGGGAGATCCAGGAGCTGGGCACCTTCACCTTCGGCGCGGACGCGATCCCCTACGCCGAGGCCAACGCCCTCATGACACCGGCCTCTCCGGCCGGGCCGGGGGCGTGA
- a CDS encoding nitroreductase/quinone reductase family protein, with translation MAGAAGRGSAAKFRAVTALQRHVVNPLSRRMPGQTLLETTGRSSGLPRRTPVGGRREGRRFWLVSEHGDRAQYVRNIRADPRVRVRVSGRWHTGTARLLPDDDPYARLAVLPRLNSAVVRAVGTDLLTVRVDLDAG, from the coding sequence ATGGCGGGCGCGGCGGGCAGGGGAAGTGCGGCGAAGTTCCGGGCCGTCACGGCGCTTCAGCGCCATGTGGTCAATCCGCTCTCCCGCCGGATGCCGGGGCAGACCCTGCTGGAGACCACGGGCCGCAGCAGCGGTCTCCCGCGCCGCACACCGGTCGGCGGGCGCCGCGAGGGGCGGCGGTTCTGGCTGGTGTCCGAGCACGGCGACCGGGCGCAGTACGTACGCAACATCCGCGCCGATCCGCGGGTGCGGGTCCGGGTCTCCGGCCGCTGGCACACCGGGACGGCCCGGCTCCTCCCCGACGACGATCCGTACGCCCGCCTCGCCGTGCTGCCGCGGCTCAACAGCGCCGTGGTCCGCGCGGTGGGCACCGATCTGCTGACCGTCCGCGTCGATCTCGACGCCGGGTGA